The following coding sequences lie in one Phalacrocorax carbo chromosome 3, bPhaCar2.1, whole genome shotgun sequence genomic window:
- the DDO gene encoding D-aspartate oxidase has protein sequence MAAPKVAVVGAGVIGLSTALCITETCPSCSVTVLSDQFSPNTTSDVAAGMLIPHTYPGTPIHMQKQWFKETFTFLFAISNSAEASEAGIHLVSGWQVFKNAPKEELPFWSDVVLGFRPMSEAELQKFPQYRFGQAFTTLKCDCPPYLLWLEKRLKATGVQMYTRKVADLWELHSEYNIVVNCAGIGAHRLVGDKKLFPIRGQVLKVHAPWVKNFIRDGDGLTYIYPGIHRVTLGGTREKESWSLAPDPGTTKDIFDRCCSLEPSLWGAQDIKVKVGLRPSRQSVRLQREVLNQGGLKLLVVHNYGHGAGGFSVHRGTAKEAAHLVGECIASLQGSSSRAKL, from the exons ATGGCAGCACCCAAGGTTGCAGTGGTTGGTGCGGGAGTTATCGGCCTGTCCACAGCACTGTGCATCACAGAGACTTGCCCCAGCTGCTCCGTGACGGTCCTTTCAGACCAGTTCAGCCCCAACACAACGAGTGACGTCGCAGCCGGGATGCTGATCCCTCACACCTACCCAG gcacaccaatcCACATGCAGAAGCAGTGGTTCAAAGAGACCTTCACTTTCCTTTTTGCCATCAGCAACTCAGCTGAGGCATCAGAGGCTGGCATTCACCTGGTCTCCGG GTGGCAGGTCTTTAAAAACGCTCCCAAGGAAGAGTTACCTTTCTGGTCAGATGTCGTCCTGGGGTTTCGACCGATGTCTGAAGCAGAACTCCAAAAGTTTCCGCAGTACCGATTTGGTCAGGCCTTTACGACGCTGAAATGTGACTGTCCACCCTACCTGCTGTGGCTGGAGAAAAG GTTGAAAGCAACTGGCGTCCAGATGTACACCAGAAAAGTTGCAGACTTGTGGGAGCTGCACAGTGAATATAACATCGTTGTCAACTGCGCGGGCATTGGAGCCCACCGGCTGGTCGGGGACAAGAAGCTCTTCCCCATCAGGGGACAAGTACTCAAGGTTCATGCTCCTTGGGTGAAAAACTTCATCCGGGATGGGGATGGCTTAACTTACATCTATCCGGGGATACACAGGGTAACCCTAGGGGGAACCAGGGAAAAGGAGAGCTGGAGTCTCGCCCCTGACCCTGGCACTACCAAAGACATCTTTGACAGATGCTGCTCCCTTGAGCCCTCACTGTGGGGAGCTCAGGATATCAAGGTGAAGGTGGGCCTGAGGCCATCCAGGCAGTCTGTGAGATTGCAGAGAGAGGTCTTGAACCAAGGAGGACTTAAGCTCCTGGTGGTCCACAACTATGGGCACGGGGCAGGTGGCTTTTCAGTGCACAGGGGCACAGCCAAAGAGGCTGCTCACTTGGTGGGAGAGTGCATTGCTTCCCTGCAAGGCTCTTCATCTAGGGCCAAGCTTTGA